From a single Kitasatospora azatica KCTC 9699 genomic region:
- a CDS encoding inorganic phosphate transporter — translation MDMPALIVVLGVAFFFTYTNGFHDSANAIATSVSTRALTPKAALAMAAVMNLAGAFLGSGVAQTVSKGLIETPHGSQGMTILFGALVGAITWNLTTWYFGLPSSSSHALFGGLVGAALAGGTTVIWSGVIDKIIIPMIVSPVVGLVAGYLVMLAILWIFRRANPHRAKRNFRVAQTASAAAMALAHGLQDAQKTMGIVVMALTISGHQTGNGIPIWVKISCATMLSLGTYAGGWRIMRTLGRKIIELDPPQGFAAESTAATIMYITSYVFKAPISTTHVITSAIMGVGATKRVRAVRWGVAKNIVLGWFITMPAAGLVAAAVYGITHLIFG, via the coding sequence GTGGACATGCCAGCCCTGATCGTCGTCCTCGGCGTGGCCTTTTTCTTCACCTACACCAACGGCTTCCACGACTCGGCGAACGCCATCGCCACCTCGGTCTCCACCCGGGCGCTGACTCCCAAGGCCGCCCTCGCGATGGCCGCCGTGATGAACCTGGCCGGCGCCTTCCTGGGCAGCGGGGTGGCGCAGACGGTCTCCAAGGGCCTGATCGAGACCCCGCACGGCAGCCAGGGCATGACCATCCTGTTCGGTGCGCTGGTCGGTGCGATCACCTGGAACCTCACCACCTGGTACTTCGGCCTGCCGTCCTCCTCCTCGCACGCGCTCTTCGGCGGGCTGGTCGGCGCGGCACTGGCCGGCGGCACCACGGTGATCTGGTCCGGCGTGATCGACAAGATCATCATTCCGATGATCGTCTCGCCGGTGGTCGGCCTGGTGGCCGGCTACCTGGTGATGCTGGCGATCCTGTGGATCTTCCGGCGGGCCAACCCGCACCGGGCCAAGCGCAACTTCCGGGTCGCGCAGACCGCCTCGGCCGCCGCGATGGCGCTGGCCCACGGTCTGCAGGACGCCCAGAAGACCATGGGCATCGTGGTGATGGCCCTGACCATTTCCGGTCACCAAACCGGCAACGGGATCCCGATCTGGGTCAAGATCTCCTGTGCCACCATGCTCTCCCTGGGCACCTACGCGGGCGGCTGGCGGATCATGCGCACCCTGGGCCGCAAGATCATCGAGCTGGACCCGCCGCAGGGCTTCGCGGCCGAGTCCACCGCCGCGACGATCATGTACATCACCTCGTACGTCTTCAAGGCCCCCATCTCCACCACCCACGTGATCACCTCTGCGATCATGGGCGTGGGCGCCACCAAGCGGGTCCGCGCGGTCCGCTGGGGCGTGGCCAAGAACATCGTGCTCGGCTGGTTCATCACCATGCCGGCCGCGGGCCTGGTCGCGGCGGCCGTCTACGGGATCACCCACCTGATCTTCGGTTAG
- a CDS encoding DUF47 domain-containing protein encodes MRFSLTPKETSFYDMFAAAAENLVVGSKLLLELLGSDVSARAEIVERMRAAEHAGDDTTHAIFHQLNSSFITPFDREDIYNLASSLDDIMDYMEEAVDLVVLYDIETLPKGVEQQIEVLARAAELTAEAMPNLRSMSGLNEYWIEVNRLENQADQIHRKLLAHLFSGQYEAIEVLKLKQVVDVLEEAADAFEHVANTVETITVKES; translated from the coding sequence GTGCGTTTTAGCCTGACCCCGAAGGAGACGAGCTTCTACGACATGTTCGCCGCCGCCGCGGAGAACCTCGTCGTCGGATCGAAGCTCCTGCTGGAACTGCTGGGCTCAGACGTGTCAGCCCGCGCGGAGATCGTCGAGCGCATGCGCGCCGCCGAGCACGCGGGCGACGACACCACTCATGCGATCTTCCACCAGCTCAACTCCTCCTTCATCACGCCCTTCGACCGCGAGGACATCTACAACCTGGCCTCCTCGCTGGACGACATCATGGATTACATGGAGGAGGCGGTCGACCTGGTCGTGCTCTACGACATCGAGACCCTCCCCAAGGGCGTCGAGCAGCAGATCGAGGTGCTGGCGCGGGCCGCCGAGCTGACCGCCGAGGCGATGCCGAACCTGCGCAGCATGTCGGGCCTGAACGAGTACTGGATCGAGGTCAACCGGCTGGAGAACCAGGCGGACCAGATCCACCGCAAGCTGCTCGCCCATCTGTTCAGCGGTCAGTACGAGGCGATCGAGGTGCTCAAGCTCAAGCAGGTGGTCGACGTTCTGGAGGAGGCCGCCGACGCCTTCGAGCACGTGGCCAACACGGTGGAGACCATCACCGTCAAGGAGTCCTGA